The sequence CTGatcattaaaaaggatttgtaacTGATTTAAATCTACTTTAGTTTTGCCTGTTATAGAggtcttcaaaataatatttattaataaccctgataatttatatttcaagacCTTATCCACCTGGATTCTATGTTCAGGGAACAAGTTTTGATTTTTTCAACTATGCTGGTATTCATAGATCTGTGCTTTTGTATGCCATGCCTGTTGCTTACATTGATGATATACTGGTAATCACAGATATCTCTAACAATACAGGtcagtttatttgaaattattttgaatgatgaAATCATTTAGAATATGGgttctgtaaatttatttcttcatttaattctgTGAGATGTTTACAAcacataattttgttaaaaatacttttcttttttaaaaatttatataaaaaaaaactttttttttatcatttcatagtTTCTGTGCACTAATCATTACAGAATcacattaatagaaatataatgatGTGGAAGATATTTGCTGGTATATTCCAGTTATATCTTCAATTCATAATTGTATtgcttttattgataatttaataaaagagagaatatttctttttctttttttaattgtgacACACACAAAGGAAAAACTACCAATttcatgtagaaaaaaaaaatgtctgtactggtatttcattcttttttaagtgGAAGGTGTAATTTTAAGGTGAAACTGAAAGTTAAAGGGCAAGAACAATTTTTCTGccttaaaaaatgtaatcttgaataaaatgttgccttttgtttaaaatgtttttattttaatttttataattattttacaatgaaagaaaaaatttccatcatattcaaagaaaatttgtcCAAATTTATCTTcacaatcaaagaaaaaaatgttatctgtTTTGTCCTTTATAGTCCATTTGAAGtaaagtaacttttaaaattatttaaaactgcatTCAAATTGATATAATctgttattgatattttaaaaattgcaaattaacaATTTTGCATACTTCCACAATATGgtgcaattttcatttaattttattccacaATGGAAACAactaattatcaatttttgtatagcACCTCTTATTGttgattaatttgatataatgttTAATACTTTTGGTATGTGTACAACTTACCTAATTTCAATCATTGATCTTGAAATTATTGAAGGCACATGAACTCAACTCCAAAGCTTGTTTTCCAAACTCTGGGAAGTCTAAAtgggaaattcatcaaaatctcatatctaaatttttggtgattacaatacttttattgaatatatttaaaaagataagcaGAATCTGTCATGCTTTTGAGAAACACATAATgcaaaacttatttcaaatacttCCGAATACCTTTAgaaccattcttttaaaaatcaatttgaatgtaaagtttttttttttttaaatattctacttGCATTGCATGTTCCAGTACAAAAATAATCTCAAATCCAtagattaaaatctaatttatctcTTTACTATATCAtttccaaaaatggtttttgaaacTACGATCAGTGAATTAtatagggagggggggggggaggcccAAAGAAcagttttagaaatttcaaaatgtcatgaatattaaaaataaagggaaaaaagaaagaaaaatgtttctttttttttttttaggttctgTGTCCTATTCTGTTTTTTCAAGTATTAACTCATCTCAGACATTATATCCTGAATGCAGCATTGAAGTCATAGACAAAGGAGGAAAGGTAGTGGCTTCTGTTACTGGATGTTCTGGtgtaattactattaaaaatccCAAATTGTGGTGGCCAAATACTATGCATCAAAATCCaggatatttatataaattgcatgTAAGATATCGAcaacattattattcttttctattcattttaaataagtaagattctaaattttaagatgtttttttagtttctgaactctttttttttttttttttttttttgcatatgtatACTTTTAATAGGTTAATCTTTTTTCATATTGGTAATTTTAAAgcttcttttaaattcataataaataattttattctaaaatatattttgaaaatactgcatgtgtgtgtgtgtgtgtgtaacaaattaaaatatcagcaAATGAAGGGTTTTCTGCAAAAAGGTAGTAGTTGCAATTATTTAAGTTTGCAGAAAGCcgtaaaaaatgtttgaaaattctaaattccaaattgggtgaagatttttcttttgatcaatcttctttattatttctacatATTATGACAGcattttcactcaaaaatatatttttcaaatgacgTGGCACATATTAGAATGTCGGAGCTACCTCTTTCTTGCAACCaacaatttctatgaaaaataattcacaataagaatgcattttattataatattattttattagtaaattataatattattaataaattaacaaaatatacagACAACTTGTctccaaaaacaaacaaattatattccAATTACTCATCACTCTCCCTCTCTGTGACGTTGGCTCATCCACTGTGTCGTCAGGTTGTAGGCCATCGTAAAACTACATATAATTTTATGGGATGTATTTGCAAGCTAGTTCCATCACATCCTTGTATTTTGTGCTCTTAAATGGAAGGGAGTGGGAGTAAGATGGCTAAATCttgtttaacattaattttgtaaAGTTTTGGATGTGGAATATTCTTACTGGCTTCTTACAGAGCAGTCCAAAACTCTCTCTACATAATATGTTTCCTgtattaatttgagatttttcatAAGCAAAAAcactatatttcattataaatacttTTGCAACCATTAGAAATGATGTAAGGAGTTTTCAGGAAGAAACCTTTTAATAGGTCAACGAAGTTGAAAATCATTCCTTGGGTAACTTTAGTAACAATAAATTTCTCAAATGTCTTCTCTATGATACCAGTGTACTCATACAACTTCCTTGCACGTTTTTCAATGTTTCCATAGGCAGCATCGATGACGGTAACTCAAGGAGCTACCTCTATATTATAACAAACTAATGAAACGGACAGTTCCATCGCTTGAGTAACATGATAACTAACGATTGGAGTTATATTTTTCTGGCACCAgacaaaacaagtttttttttttttttttactgtatgatAGTGCATGTAACTCCAAATTCTCCTAAGTTGGGGCTACATACTTTTTGCAGCAAACCCTTCAATTTATGATGTTCTTAACATTTCCTTATTGAGATTTATTAATAGTTATGAATTAATTAACTATTccataataaaaatcttatttaattcagggaattatataatttttctaatgcaGATTTCTGCATTTacggaatcaaattttatcattcttcaaaccaattttcttttatgtaatgcaatcagttttctttaatgtattgaaaactgtacaatatttttaatatttcaagcgtatttgtaaatattttattgttcatttaaaaacacatattttacaTGTTGCTTATgtttagcaaaatttatttacgaaggttttttttttttttcttcttttttttttttttttttagcttatattcatgtttgatttctttttgttaatagGTTGTTGTTTATCTTATTTGAGTGTTTATgaatggtaaatatatatatatattgttacggaacttcatCAATTCTACTATTATTTACTAAGTCCGTAaaatagtgggtgtatggtgtgaaaacaatcagcaggccaCAATAACGAACGACGACAACGTTTATtcaacacgaagacactaatacaaagacgagAAATATACAGCCGaaacgaacacaggacagcaaaCAGTAGtacacaagtagtaatcgaccacagcacacaaagcggccagagagaattcagcaggagagggaatcttcggtgcttcactctacggtctctccaaacggctgaaattctccactgtatcttcgctttagctgtatccaacggCCAACTCACTACTCCACAAACAACACGATCCTGCTTCTATATAAACAATAGGACTCGgtacacagctcaattcagcaaacaCTTGAACTCCACACAACGCGTAGACTTACTATTCCGCAGTTGCTTCGtcatcctctcgacgactcgataCTTGACTACGACTCCAACTGACTCAATGCAGTTTGAGACTGTCGGCCTTTTTCAATTTCCGGGAGGCTGGCCGAAAAGGTTTGGGATCAATCAAGTGTATTTTGGTTCCTATTGAATAGAtcgttaaaattccaaaatatctattttgtcgcaaAAGTCGCCAAGCATTGATTTTACTGACGTGGCATCCGATCAGCACCTACCGAGCTgattgtaaaacggtctttccagtgattcatTTTACCGTGCTGGGAAGCTACTTTACAGGCTTGCAacgatatatatttcttaaatattgtatgttgattttactttttcaggTGATAATaaagtggaaaaatattattgatgaatACTATCAACCTTTTGGCATTCGAACAGTGAAAGTAACAAAAGACCAGTTCCTAATAAATGGGAAACCCTTTTACTTCATGGGATTTGGGAAGCATGAGGATTCTAATGTAAGTAAAGATTTAGAAACAATAAATGcataatcaaataagaaaataaaacgacttTACAAGTGgtattgatgtttttattttgtatggaAGAATACTGaatcatcattattgaaaaaaagctACATTTATGctgaatatataaaagaattaaatgaccTTTTATAAAAgatactttgttttgttttttagatACGAGGTAAAGGACTTGATATGCCTTTGATCATCAAAGATTTTAACTTAATACAGTGGGTTGGTGCAAATTCATTTCGTACATCTCATTATCCATATGCTGAAGAAATAATGGATCAGGCTGATGCACAAGGAATAGTTGTTATAGATGAATGCCCTGCTGTTGGCTTAACGTAAACAAgtttgaatgttttaatgattCATTAGCAGTTTATGGATTTATATATTACTATCCACCTTTAGTGAGCAGTCTGGTTCACcatgaatgtatttaatttcagtagGCCTCTTATGTATAACTTCAATAAGCATAGCTTACCCATCCCCtccccatttttttaaattcatgatagATATTAAAACTATGTTATTTTTATAGCCTTATGtttgttctatttattatgtGTTTGAGTCTCCCTAATGGGCTCTGCAACATAATATTACTGAAAACTGATCTATCCAGTTATTTATCTCATTAATTGCATATAACCTTTCATAGCACCATAaccttttttttcttcccctttcTTCTGTAAACTGTGCAGATAATAAACCTAACTCCTCTTTGGATAATTTGCAAcaattgaagataaataaatattttatggagcaataaaaaatgtttgaaagaatatatacatataaaattctaaaacagttttttttttttttttttttttttttttatataaaatgatgttTTCTAAGATATTGTTGTAAGGAAACTGCCAAAACCACacttaatttttaactgattaaaatttttaaaattcaaattgttccAAGATGTGCATTCTCATCCTACAAAATATATTCCTTTAGGTCAAACAAACTGACCAGTAAGACATCAATACATACACATATTCTCCCTATTATTGGTAGATATAAGAAATATAgctcattcttaaaattttacatttttctgtgTTTTAGAAGCTTTAGTGAAGATTTATTAAACCAGCATAAAGCTGTTTTAAACGAATTAATTAGGAGAGACAAAAACCACCCATCTGTTGTGGCATGGTCAGTAGCAAATGAGCCATCATCTGCTAAAGCAAGTGCTGATAAATATTTCAAGTGTGtattttaatgttgtattttacattttaataatttttttttgcatgttattaattttttatttatttattttagagaaattacAGAATTAGTAAAATCACTTGATCCTACACGACCAGTAACAGCTGCAATTAATGCTGACTACAACAAAGAAAAAGCAGTAAGTAtagtatttgttttgtttttaaactatGATGTCATGCTGTTTCACATAAATATCTGTAGCAGATTTATGTAGTTTCAgtaatttattgctaaatttctTTTAGCACACTGAAAACGTCTGCTATAAAGAATCTTATTCTCAAGTGTTACACATAGAGTtacatcttaaataatttaaaagcattaataatatTTGCCAATTCTTTTTCTGCagtattaatgaaaaagaatattgaaaatgttatttcatttttttaatttaaaaattaaattaatgttatttgccaatgaaattaaaaattaacatttaattatacataaattatagTTGTAggttataataaatgaatttaaaaaaaatcgtatgcaCATGCAAAATTTCCTctactttgattttaaaaatatagctacAATTATGTATGAAGTATATCTTAatcaaatgattatatatttattttttgtttggttgtaaattttgtatggtgcatagaggttttaattatttagcaaattgtaaattgtaaatttaaaacaaaatacttttgttgctaacttagaattttttttgtgtgtttaatgagactttatatatatatatatatatatatatatatatattatgggtgtatcaatttatattatttcagggAAAATATTTGGATTATGTCATGTTGAACCATTATTTTGCATGGTACAGCGATGTAGGATCTACTGAAGTCATTATCCCTTTACTGGTGAATTTTATGTCTAAAGCTCATGATGTTTATAAAAAACCAATTATGATGTCTGAATATGGTGCAGATACTATAGCTGGATTACATATGGTAATTCtagagcattttattttattaaatacaaactttcatgcaatttttatagttgtttcaatcttattttgtaataaagaccaaaagtttttatataatttcttttttaagtttatgaagagattttcttttctttttttaatacaagatttattcatataacctttttgatttctttagtaagtgaaataattttttcatatcttgTTCCTTGAAGAAACAGCTTTTCattctagttttaatttaataagctccattattctcattttttaaaaaataatttattgatctATTTAAATGTCtgaatttctttacaattaagagtattttatttaaaatcttagaaGTCAAATTTCAAATTCTCATAAGTTACTCAACAGTTACAACATACAATCTCAATAAgctgttaaatgaataaaactaattttaaagaatattcattcTGCTAATGAATTATGTGCCTCCAGATATTCCTCATCTGCACAAAcactcaaaatacaaaatttacaagcTACTTATTGTGCTAGATTGTTTGTGtttctaaaaaaaggaaataaaaaggttttttttttctgacagtttcatttttgtttagaaatatgtACATAAATTCAATAGTTACTCAAtgcaatgtttatatatatatatatatataaattaactaacaaataaaaaatttcctacAATTCTTgctgttttttaaagtttgttatcGACCTTTTGAAATATCCAATACAAATATTGCCAAAAAGTTACTAGTAATTAAATACattgaaacaaagaaaagaaagtttatatcCACATGATACAAATTCATTgggtttataatttaaaatattaagccCACTTTTTGTTTTCCGTTGTTTTactaataatatgataaaatatccattatgctttttgtattgttttaaaaattaaattacttttaagtatttttttttatctaatattgaAAGCACTTATCCTAAATTcctgtctttaaaattatttaggatCCACCTTTTATCTTCACAGAAGATTATCAAACAGAACTTATGATGTTGCATCATAAGGCATTTGATATATTACGTAGAAAAGGATTTTTTGTTGGAGAACATATATGGAACTTCGCTGACTTTTTGACTCTGCAACGTAAGTTAGTTCAACAATATTTAAGAGATGTGACTTTAAAAGTATTAGTCTTTTTGTTTTTTCACAGTTTATGAagtgtctttatttatttacaaatattaaaaaatactaaggAATAGGAAGgcattataatagtttttattctaaaagGGTGTTCCATATAACTCCATATGAGACTCATAGTTTAAGGATCCttactgtaatatttaaataatgtcctCAAAAATACTAACTACTTTTAATGCGTTGCAAGGCTGACAGTCGAAAGATAGTTAAAATAACTGGAAACTAAAACTATTTATAACAGAGTGGCCAGCATTTCTGCTGTTTGATTTTCCCTGTTATTTCCaggttttaatcaaaaatcttctgaaatttgctttcttttctttcttttatttatttcatagcaCATTCTTAATAGTgtatgaaaaatagttttctacTCTTTCTTACTAAAAACCTTGTAAAACAGGGTGATGATTAAATTGGAATTTcagagaaatttgtaaaaatcaggGGAAAATTGCATGCATTTTGTGCCAAGTGTGCTCATGAGCAGTAATTTTGTATTATCGTTTCTTTTCATCCAAAG comes from Argiope bruennichi chromosome 2, qqArgBrue1.1, whole genome shotgun sequence and encodes:
- the LOC129960213 gene encoding beta-glucuronidase-like isoform X1 is translated as MARNLFILFFSLLICREVKSLFPRESLTREIKLLNDVWNFRICSQDDQNAGFREQWFKAPLYETGEIIPMPVPSSFNDITQNKTIRDYLGWSWYDREFYVPQRWNKNLRIVLRFESAHYFTIVYINGQEVMNHTGGHLPFESEVTQYLSFSGPNRITVALNNTLSDKTIPQGSKTFKNEKDGPYPPGFYVQGTSFDFFNYAGIHRSVLLYAMPVAYIDDILVITDISNNTGSVSYSVFSSINSSQTLYPECSIEVIDKGGKVVASVTGCSGVITIKNPKLWWPNTMHQNPGYLYKLHVIIKWKNIIDEYYQPFGIRTVKVTKDQFLINGKPFYFMGFGKHEDSNIRGKGLDMPLIIKDFNLIQWVGANSFRTSHYPYAEEIMDQADAQGIVVIDECPAVGLTSFSEDLLNQHKAVLNELIRRDKNHPSVVAWSVANEPSSAKASADKYFKEITELVKSLDPTRPVTAAINADYNKEKAGKYLDYVMLNHYFAWYSDVGSTEVIIPLLVNFMSKAHDVYKKPIMMSEYGADTIAGLHMDPPFIFTEDYQTELMMLHHKAFDILRRKGFFVGEHIWNFADFLTLQQIQRVVGNKKGIFTRERQPKASAKLLRCRYHSLVNRTIVGSIAYCPHSQSLSDYQCSNAV
- the LOC129960213 gene encoding beta-glucuronidase-like isoform X2, translating into MARNLFILFFSLLICREVKSLFPRESLTREIKLLNDVWNFRICSQDDQNAGFREQWFKAPLYETGEIIPMPVPSSFNDITQNKTIRDYLGWSWYDREFYVPQRWNKNLRIVLRFESAHYFTIVYINGQEVMNHTGGHLPFESEVTQYLSFSGPNRITVALNNTLSDKTIPQGSKTFKNEKDGPYPPGFYVQGTSFDFFNYAGIHRSVLLYAMPVAYIDDILVITDISNNTGSVSYSVFSSINSSQTLYPECSIEVIDKGGKVVASVTGCSGVITIKNPKLWWPNTMHQNPGYLYKLHVIIKWKNIIDEYYQPFGIRTVKVTKDQFLINGKPFYFMGFGKHEDSNIRGKGLDMPLIIKDFNLIQWVGANSFRTSHYPYAEEIMDQADAQGIVVIDECPAVGLTEITELVKSLDPTRPVTAAINADYNKEKAGKYLDYVMLNHYFAWYSDVGSTEVIIPLLVNFMSKAHDVYKKPIMMSEYGADTIAGLHMDPPFIFTEDYQTELMMLHHKAFDILRRKGFFVGEHIWNFADFLTLQQIQRVVGNKKGIFTRERQPKASAKLLRCRYHSLVNRTIVGSIAYCPHSQSLSDYQCSNAV